The Gammaproteobacteria bacterium genome has a window encoding:
- a CDS encoding ribbon-helix-helix protein, CopG family — MSNNALISVRVEDDLAKRLERLAKATDRSKSYLAAQAIEEYVALQEWQVQAIQKGVAAAKRGDVVSHDKAIAELKRWGKRAP; from the coding sequence ATGAGTAACAATGCGTTGATCTCAGTGCGCGTAGAAGATGATCTGGCTAAGCGCCTGGAGCGCCTAGCCAAGGCCACGGATCGCTCTAAGTCTTATCTCGCGGCACAGGCTATTGAAGAATATGTAGCCTTGCAAGAGTGGCAAGTGCAGGCTATCCAGAAAGGCGTTGCTGCGGCAAAGCGTGGCGATGTGGTAAGCCACGACAAGGCCATCGCTGAACTGAAACGCTGGGGTAAACGTGCGCCTTGA
- a CDS encoding DUF2442 domain-containing protein, which yields MILHTTEVTPLPEYRLAVRFNNGENGIIDLSAELTGDMFAPLRDPELFATAYQHPEMRTVAWANGADLAPEFLLDLLHGQQQAA from the coding sequence ATGATCTTGCATACCACCGAAGTCACACCCTTGCCGGAATACCGGCTTGCCGTTCGTTTTAACAACGGAGAAAACGGCATCATTGACCTATCCGCAGAGCTGACTGGCGACATGTTTGCACCCCTGCGCGACCCTGAACTTTTCGCTACTGCCTATCAGCATCCAGAAATGCGCACCGTAGCCTGGGCCAATGGTGCCGACTTGGCGCCGGAGTTTTTGTTAGACCTGCTGCATGGTCAGCAACAAGCGGCGTGA
- a CDS encoding Kef family K(+) transporter, with amino-acid sequence MPHSITLITTIAASLGLALMMGLIASRLKLPPLVGYLIAGVMLGPATPGFVADAELSGQLAEIGVILLMFGVGLHFSLADLLAVRRIALPGAIVQIAVATALGASVAILWGWSPGASLVFGLALSVASTVVLIRALEQRGLLQSINGRIAIGWLIVEDLAMVLALVLLPPLSGWLGGGTGDAAESAAGWSLLKALLITFGKVSIFVALMLVVGRRVFPWLLGYVAGTGSRELFTLSVIAAAVGIAYGSAQLFGVSLALGAFFAGMVMRESHLSHRAAEESLPFRDAFSVLFFVSVGMLFDPNVLIQQPLQVLAVVAIIVVGKSLAAFLLVLAFRYPLNTALTVSASLAQIGEFSFILAGLGVSLGLLPREGMNLILAGALISISLNHLVFQAVEPAQAWIRSRSKLALALERPDDPLAELPMTVESREVTGHVVLVGYGRVGRRIGEALAEHRLPFVVAEQNRELVETLREHGIHAVAGDASDPAVLVQAHIARAHMLVIATPDTLRARRMIEIARGLNPQVEVSVRTHGEEEAALLRSEHAGAVFMGEHELALSMTRHVLEKIAARR; translated from the coding sequence ATGCCCCATAGCATCACCTTAATCACCACCATTGCCGCCAGTCTGGGCCTTGCCCTGATGATGGGCCTCATCGCCAGCCGACTGAAGCTGCCGCCCTTGGTTGGCTACCTGATTGCCGGTGTCATGCTCGGCCCTGCTACGCCAGGTTTTGTTGCTGACGCCGAACTGTCGGGCCAATTGGCCGAGATCGGCGTCATCCTGCTGATGTTCGGTGTCGGGCTGCACTTCTCCCTCGCTGACCTGTTGGCTGTTCGTCGAATCGCCTTGCCCGGCGCCATCGTTCAGATCGCGGTAGCGACGGCCCTCGGCGCAAGCGTCGCCATCCTCTGGGGTTGGAGCCCGGGTGCGAGCCTCGTGTTCGGTCTGGCACTTTCAGTGGCCAGTACGGTCGTACTCATCAGGGCATTGGAGCAGCGCGGCCTGCTCCAGTCCATCAACGGTCGGATCGCGATCGGCTGGCTGATCGTTGAGGATCTGGCGATGGTTTTGGCGCTCGTGTTGTTGCCCCCGCTGTCCGGGTGGCTGGGCGGCGGCACCGGTGACGCCGCCGAGAGCGCCGCCGGCTGGAGTCTACTGAAAGCGCTCTTGATCACCTTCGGGAAGGTTTCGATCTTTGTCGCCCTCATGCTGGTGGTCGGACGGCGGGTCTTCCCGTGGCTGCTCGGCTACGTTGCCGGCACCGGCTCGCGCGAGCTGTTCACCTTGAGCGTGATTGCGGCGGCGGTGGGCATCGCCTACGGCTCCGCGCAACTGTTCGGCGTCTCCCTCGCGCTCGGCGCCTTTTTCGCCGGCATGGTCATGCGCGAGTCGCATCTCAGTCATCGGGCCGCGGAAGAGTCCCTGCCGTTCCGAGACGCCTTTTCGGTGCTGTTCTTCGTGTCCGTGGGCATGCTGTTCGATCCAAATGTCTTGATACAACAGCCGCTGCAGGTGCTGGCCGTGGTCGCGATCATCGTCGTGGGCAAATCGCTGGCCGCCTTTTTGCTGGTCCTGGCCTTCCGCTATCCACTCAACACCGCGCTCACGGTGTCGGCAAGCCTGGCACAGATCGGCGAGTTCTCGTTCATCCTGGCGGGACTCGGGGTTTCCCTCGGACTCCTGCCGAGAGAGGGTATGAATCTCATTCTGGCCGGGGCGCTCATCTCGATCTCGCTCAACCATCTGGTGTTCCAGGCGGTCGAACCCGCGCAGGCCTGGATTCGATCGCGCTCGAAACTCGCGCTCGCCCTGGAGCGTCCCGATGATCCCCTGGCGGAGTTGCCGATGACGGTCGAGTCGCGCGAAGTTACGGGCCATGTGGTGCTCGTCGGCTATGGCCGCGTCGGCCGGCGTATCGGCGAGGCGCTGGCCGAACACCGGTTGCCGTTCGTCGTGGCAGAGCAGAACCGTGAGTTGGTCGAGACGTTGCGCGAACACGGAATCCATGCCGTCGCGGGTGACGCCTCGGACCCGGCCGTCCTTGTTCAAGCACATATTGCGCGGGCGCATATGTTGGTGATTGCGACCCCCGATACGCTGCGTGCGCGTCGCATGATAGAGATCGCGCGCGGGCTTAATCCGCAGGTCGAGGTTTCGGTGCGCACCCACGGTGAGGAAGAGGCGGCGCTGCTGCGCAGCGAGCATGCGGGAGCGGTATTCATGGGCGAGCACGAGCTTGCGCTCAGCATGACGCGCCATGTACTGGAAAAAATCGCAGCTCGCCGGTAG
- a CDS encoding superoxide dismutase family protein: protein MKGNIMKLKLTSLSLMLCAGSAMADTTVQMSMVDAKGVSASVGQVSITESKYGMVFSPSLKGLPPGLHGFHLHQNPSCEPKEKEGKMVPALAGGGHYDPLDTKRHDTPWGEGHLGDLPALFVDAEGNASQPVLAPRLKTADLAGRSLMVHVGGDNHADHPAPLGGGGARMVCGVIK from the coding sequence ATGAAAGGAAATATTATGAAGCTGAAACTCACGTCACTCTCCCTCATGCTCTGCGCTGGCAGTGCAATGGCCGACACAACAGTGCAAATGTCCATGGTCGATGCAAAGGGTGTTAGCGCTAGCGTTGGACAGGTATCAATCACTGAATCAAAGTACGGCATGGTATTTTCGCCGTCACTGAAAGGGCTTCCCCCTGGGTTGCATGGGTTCCATCTGCACCAAAACCCAAGCTGTGAGCCGAAGGAGAAGGAGGGGAAAATGGTTCCCGCGCTTGCTGGGGGTGGCCATTACGACCCGCTCGACACAAAACGCCATGACACGCCTTGGGGTGAAGGCCACCTGGGTGATCTGCCCGCACTCTTCGTGGATGCGGAAGGTAACGCCAGCCAACCGGTACTCGCTCCTCGCCTCAAGACGGCAGACCTTGCAGGCCGTTCGCTGATGGTACATGTGGGTGGAGACAATCATGCAGATCATCCTGCTCCGCTTGGCGGTGGCGGTGCGCGTATGGTATGCGGTGTTATCAAGTAA